The following proteins come from a genomic window of Nitrosopumilaceae archaeon AB1(1):
- a CDS encoding 30S ribosomal protein S27ae translates to MTSKKGFSPKVSAYFKIENDKVVRERKTCSRCGKGVYMSQHKDRSTCGKCGLTEFK, encoded by the coding sequence ATGACAAGTAAGAAAGGATTTAGCCCTAAAGTTTCCGCATATTTTAAAATTGAAAATGATAAAGTTGTGAGAGAGCGTAAAACGTGCTCACGTTGTGGCAAGGGAGTATACATGTCACAGCACAAGGACAGAAGTACGTGTGGCAAATGTGGATTAACTGAATTCAAATAG
- the yciH gene encoding stress response translation initiation inhibitor YciH, whose translation MAVICNTCGLPEDLCACGDLAKDSTKIIIRLETRRFKKKGTMIEGLDSKLNNLESVAKELKSKYACGGTAKDGYIFLQGDHRDTIKESLVGLGFTESTIELH comes from the coding sequence ATGGCAGTAATTTGTAACACTTGTGGACTACCAGAAGATTTGTGTGCTTGTGGTGATCTTGCTAAAGATAGTACTAAAATCATTATTCGCTTAGAAACTAGACGTTTTAAGAAAAAAGGTACTATGATCGAAGGTCTTGATTCTAAATTGAATAATCTTGAGAGTGTGGCTAAAGAATTAAAATCAAAATACGCGTGTGGTGGAACTGCAAAAGACGGATATATTTTTCTTCAAGGCGATCATCGTGATACGATAAAAGAATCCCTAGTTGGACTTGGATTCACTGAATCAACAATCGAGCTGCATTAG
- a CDS encoding CPBP family glutamic-type intramembrane protease, whose amino-acid sequence MNIPQKLLQLLCIPYAALISILFGLMLLSFPLGIYLVFNADVDDNIHYDYIIGNVDLQWLVGFDLLISVGDAFTIIWCIFLGLFSISIFGRRANLLVSIKRILDAKPDVEYNTLIVVIKWFSILILVSLIVTTVQDHIGIPTEILDIDLILIQFYRVLIAPLVEEPIFRVLLIGVPLFLLYNRKFSFTTFFSFLWRPNLTNSSKSTIPIIIIISSIVFGLSHVLSGDLWTSGKFLQATLAGIILGWVYVHHGLICSILVHWATNYFIYGFALFVADTNSISVTDAFSHSLLNTLELLFVVTGILSVGIILLVYFKNKYDYKMH is encoded by the coding sequence TTGAATATTCCACAGAAACTTTTACAACTATTATGTATTCCTTATGCAGCACTGATCTCTATATTATTTGGTTTAATGTTGTTATCATTTCCACTTGGTATTTATCTTGTTTTTAATGCAGATGTTGATGATAATATTCATTATGATTATATCATAGGTAATGTTGATCTTCAATGGCTAGTTGGATTTGATCTATTAATTTCCGTAGGTGACGCATTTACCATAATTTGGTGTATATTTTTAGGATTATTTTCTATCTCTATATTTGGCAGACGTGCTAATTTGCTTGTATCAATAAAGAGAATACTTGATGCCAAACCTGACGTGGAGTATAATACTTTGATAGTTGTAATTAAATGGTTTAGCATTCTGATTCTAGTGTCTCTCATAGTCACCACAGTTCAAGATCATATTGGAATTCCTACTGAAATCTTGGACATTGATCTGATTCTAATTCAATTCTATCGTGTCTTAATTGCTCCACTTGTGGAGGAGCCGATTTTTCGTGTGCTTTTGATAGGGGTACCATTATTTTTGCTCTATAACCGTAAATTTTCATTCACAACTTTTTTTAGTTTTCTGTGGAGGCCAAATTTAACAAATTCGTCAAAATCCACTATTCCAATAATTATAATAATATCTAGTATCGTGTTTGGTTTATCTCATGTTCTCTCTGGAGATTTATGGACAAGTGGAAAATTTCTACAAGCTACCCTTGCAGGCATAATACTTGGTTGGGTATATGTTCATCATGGTCTAATATGTTCCATACTAGTCCACTGGGCTACAAATTATTTCATATATGGATTTGCTCTATTTGTGGCAGACACAAATTCTATATCTGTGACAGATGCGTTCTCTCATTCGCTACTAAATACACTAGAACTACTCTTTGTTGTAACTGGAATATTGAGTGTTGGTATAATCTTACTTGTTTATTTCAAAAACAAATATGACTATAAAATGCACTAA
- a CDS encoding galactose-1-phosphate uridylyltransferase gives MNNIRRDEVADRLVIISPKDTSKKSDKTCPYCPGNEKMTNPSTLSLVEKDGILQRLQDIEENYVTNWSIRTFESAQPALSTNAENEYGEKPLYYEPAYGYHHIIVATPNHKETFSTLNVAQWSNVLVVIQEKIKWLYTQKNVAYISLCINQGEEAGSKYDHPYVDVITFPMIPPVIEKGIKTTSEIMDESGICPMCKSTEDEYCMERQILKTNGFKAFCPWSPSHPFEFCICPVKHATIFSKITQKEIVDLATILCATLGGLGKINPKIAYSIVFHLSPEKRTTKLIHWHIEVYPITHKKSGMEYGYGVFLNDTSPEEASVILRTEARKVLADIVGIN, from the coding sequence TTGAATAATATTAGAAGAGACGAGGTAGCAGATAGATTAGTAATAATATCGCCAAAGGACACCTCGAAAAAATCTGACAAAACATGCCCATATTGTCCAGGTAATGAAAAGATGACAAATCCCTCAACATTATCCCTTGTAGAGAAAGACGGAATACTACAAAGATTACAAGACATTGAAGAAAATTATGTCACAAACTGGTCTATTAGAACATTTGAAAGTGCCCAACCGGCATTATCGACAAATGCAGAAAATGAATATGGAGAGAAACCGCTGTATTATGAGCCAGCGTATGGTTATCACCACATTATTGTAGCTACACCAAATCATAAAGAGACATTCTCAACACTAAATGTTGCGCAATGGTCTAATGTACTTGTAGTCATACAAGAGAAAATAAAATGGTTATACACACAAAAAAATGTGGCATATATCTCTCTGTGTATAAATCAGGGAGAAGAGGCAGGGAGTAAATATGATCATCCGTACGTGGATGTAATAACATTTCCTATGATACCACCAGTAATTGAAAAAGGAATCAAGACGACATCAGAGATCATGGATGAGAGTGGAATATGTCCAATGTGTAAATCGACGGAGGACGAATATTGTATGGAGCGACAGATATTGAAAACAAATGGTTTTAAAGCTTTTTGTCCGTGGTCACCATCACATCCATTTGAATTTTGTATATGCCCAGTAAAACATGCTACAATTTTCTCAAAGATAACTCAGAAAGAGATTGTAGATTTGGCAACTATATTATGTGCCACTCTCGGAGGATTAGGCAAAATAAATCCAAAGATTGCATATAGCATAGTATTTCATTTATCTCCAGAAAAAAGAACAACTAAACTCATACACTGGCACATAGAAGTATATCCAATTACACACAAAAAATCAGGTATGGAATATGGATATGGAGTCTTTTTGAATGATACATCACCAGAAGAGGCATCAGTCATACTTCGAACTGAGGCCAGAAAAGTACTAGCCGATATTGTAGGCATTAATTAG
- a CDS encoding preprotein translocase subunit Sec61beta → MSKKNNNPLPASSAGLLRFFEDETKGFKVDPRIVVTIPIALIAVSWAIDIFLAP, encoded by the coding sequence ATGAGTAAGAAAAATAATAATCCACTACCTGCATCCAGCGCTGGTCTACTGCGATTCTTTGAGGATGAAACCAAAGGTTTCAAAGTTGATCCAAGAATCGTTGTTACAATACCAATAGCTCTGATTGCAGTTTCTTGGGCAATTGATATATTTTTGGCTCCCTGA
- a CDS encoding DUF2070 family protein translates to MTAPSDDTSRIHKRYTLTLFNPSSYYHSLIFVIGVVAAIGLLVHTVYLPNPANYLLILPMIVVLFVTQYLDSKFTPKKEYSKSVHMSLFSNGLWFAVIGTGYLSSIVFQTEINSMYIVEGMFLFAAFRIGLFTTTLGLNVFRSWLICMLQPLSLFLVLIPYDQWGVILLDPFAILFGVIFMIIATTWSIHTDRSGRPGVESTHKMVQSYLMSVKGDHTSVETIMESHSKLSTVMTSQLRLYGNDGDSDFRLVLPDIHPGPYHPIGGSNIPYLMYKRLNSSAMIMHSISDHSLNLPSKTEVDNYLQSILTSSKSSQGLTCTEPIMTQINKARVTGIRFGRTAVLLLSLSPHGMEDLPSHTRHDIESMAKNRKFEHVLTIDCHNAMGKEIDDADSKDILKAAKSTLDELITKKDYPLEFGYANSQDMNIHNSDLAMGGLGILCMKINGKKYFLGWADANNMENGLREHVVSKFEANNLRLLEICTSDTHYSWELKVRNRNGYYQFGIISTKDNVADWYLQLAKESTSNMVEAEFELLEKQSSVKIMGTFLLGSLSXAVDKSMKITKIYMSVTFGFYLFTTLPIF, encoded by the coding sequence ATGACTGCTCCTAGCGATGACACATCACGTATACACAAACGTTATACCCTCACCTTGTTTAATCCATCATCATACTATCATTCTTTGATCTTTGTAATTGGTGTTGTGGCAGCAATTGGTCTTCTAGTACATACTGTATATCTGCCCAACCCTGCAAATTATCTATTAATTTTACCAATGATTGTTGTTTTGTTTGTAACTCAATATCTAGATTCAAAATTTACACCAAAAAAAGAGTATTCTAAATCTGTACATATGTCTTTATTCAGCAATGGATTGTGGTTTGCTGTAATTGGAACCGGATATCTATCTAGTATTGTTTTTCAAACTGAGATTAACTCGATGTATATTGTAGAAGGAATGTTTTTGTTTGCAGCGTTTAGAATTGGTTTATTTACAACCACACTTGGTCTGAATGTATTTAGATCTTGGTTGATTTGTATGCTACAGCCATTATCATTATTTTTAGTATTAATTCCATACGACCAATGGGGTGTTATACTGTTGGATCCTTTTGCTATCTTGTTTGGGGTGATATTTATGATTATTGCCACTACGTGGTCAATTCATACTGATCGTTCTGGACGTCCGGGTGTGGAGAGCACTCACAAAATGGTTCAATCATATTTAATGTCAGTAAAAGGCGATCATACCTCTGTTGAGACTATTATGGAGAGTCATTCTAAACTCTCTACAGTGATGACATCTCAATTACGTCTTTATGGAAATGATGGCGATTCTGATTTTCGACTGGTACTGCCTGATATTCATCCGGGCCCATATCACCCAATCGGTGGTAGTAACATCCCGTATCTGATGTATAAACGTCTAAACTCTTCTGCAATGATTATGCATAGTATATCTGATCACTCTTTGAACCTTCCATCTAAAACAGAGGTGGATAATTATTTACAAAGTATACTTACAAGCTCAAAATCATCGCAGGGACTGACATGTACAGAACCAATCATGACTCAAATAAATAAAGCACGAGTTACTGGAATAAGATTTGGGAGAACTGCTGTATTACTTTTGTCTTTATCTCCACATGGTATGGAAGATTTGCCAAGTCACACTAGACATGATATTGAATCAATGGCGAAAAATAGGAAATTTGAACATGTTTTGACCATAGACTGCCATAATGCTATGGGTAAAGAGATTGATGATGCTGACTCTAAAGATATACTCAAAGCTGCAAAATCCACACTTGATGAATTAATTACTAAAAAGGACTATCCACTTGAATTTGGCTATGCGAATTCTCAGGATATGAATATACATAATTCTGATTTAGCTATGGGGGGGCTTGGAATATTATGCATGAAAATAAATGGTAAAAAATATTTTTTGGGGTGGGCTGATGCTAACAATATGGAAAATGGTTTACGTGAACATGTTGTATCTAAATTTGAGGCAAATAATTTACGATTGTTAGAAATCTGTACATCTGACACACATTATTCATGGGAATTGAAGGTACGAAACCGTAATGGCTATTATCAATTTGGAATCATATCTACTAAAGATAATGTAGCTGATTGGTATCTACAGTTGGCTAAAGAATCTACAAGTAATATGGTTGAGGCAGAATTTGAATTATTAGAGAAACAAAGTAGCGTGAAAATTATGGGTACTTTTCTTTTAGGTTCTCTCTCTGANGCTGTGGATAAATCTATGAAAATTACCAAGATTTACATGTCTGTCACATTTGGATTCTATCTTTTCACCACACTTCCAATATTTTGA
- a CDS encoding ABC transporter substrate-binding protein produces the protein MKLLYFFPLFILFFYPVYADTDTLQFIQYADKNTALEEIRHDNLDVYLASIPYDRITLDDRENLGVYRASGNFYSILVNPATGIEFNPFSTQKARFALNFLVDRDLIVNELLGGHGFTQTSNYGKTSPTYLNIIDQVESFNFVYDSEFAKQLLTESLLDSGAVLIDDTWYYEDKPIILKFFIRSDDPVRKSIGELLAFHLEEFGFMVEREFGDLNKAFVLVYGSDPANFNWHLYTEAWASSAFVKHDRISLSQMYAPWLGNMPGFGNPSYWNYKHDALDNLTQRIYTGDFITEQDRQLLVQEAIVHGMTESIRIFLAGALDNYVTGGDITGVVDDFGAGISNRFTLVNLEKTDSNLVKIGMPQIYQGSWNPVGGFTDGYSRVILNTLSDPGVYLHPHSGNFVPFLVNYTVISNGNDGTVDIHPDSILWNSSKKQWTSVYGTATSMVTFDINFTKWHHGENMDMNDILYSLYFVQEWGTSINSTTFDPEFSPQLAPINNILAGIHIVDDDTITLYLDFWHFDDDEIANLVSVWPTTPWEIFVVMEQAVIDDKVAFTRLSATAKMINWLSLIVENDAMLISEYLKNIPSDYIPPALAHENPGILQSRYDSSIKWIDGNNHAVISNGPFQLESYRPESRTITVKAVSYDSINRDSWLSLTNVKLPEINSIIIPDVVSLNTPFVVNITTNNVDDVYYYLTNSKGIGIVFDSIKIYDNVGSIHFDYNILQNFTLGATTLKLFAISDDALRPDIVETNFITSNQNDSLPLAEFDRVELLVSQQNHIGIIFLIMGLVVVLLVVYTRRRSRLGTSNE, from the coding sequence ATGAAATTATTATACTTTTTCCCATTATTCATTTTATTTTTCTATCCTGTATATGCAGATACAGATACACTACAATTTATTCAATACGCTGATAAAAATACCGCACTTGAGGAGATCCGACATGATAATTTGGATGTCTATCTTGCATCTATTCCGTATGATAGAATAACTTTGGATGATCGTGAAAATTTAGGTGTGTATAGGGCAAGTGGTAACTTTTACAGTATACTTGTCAATCCTGCTACTGGCATAGAATTCAATCCATTCTCCACTCAAAAAGCAAGATTTGCGTTAAATTTTCTTGTAGATCGTGATTTGATTGTAAATGAACTTCTTGGCGGTCACGGATTTACTCAAACCTCCAATTATGGAAAAACCAGTCCTACGTATTTGAATATTATTGATCAGGTCGAATCCTTCAATTTTGTATATGATTCAGAGTTTGCAAAACAACTACTGACAGAATCACTATTAGATTCTGGAGCTGTTCTAATTGATGACACTTGGTATTATGAAGATAAACCAATCATATTGAAATTCTTTATTAGAAGTGATGATCCTGTTAGAAAATCCATTGGGGAATTATTGGCGTTTCATTTAGAAGAATTCGGTTTTATGGTAGAGCGAGAATTCGGTGATTTGAATAAGGCATTTGTACTAGTATATGGCTCCGATCCTGCTAACTTTAATTGGCATTTATACACAGAGGCGTGGGCGTCTTCTGCATTCGTCAAACATGATCGTATATCTTTATCCCAAATGTATGCTCCTTGGCTTGGTAATATGCCTGGATTTGGAAATCCATCTTATTGGAATTATAAACATGATGCATTGGATAATCTAACTCAGCGTATCTATACTGGTGATTTCATCACCGAACAAGATCGTCAATTGCTTGTACAAGAAGCAATTGTTCACGGAATGACTGAATCAATTCGAATCTTTCTTGCCGGAGCCCTTGATAATTATGTGACGGGAGGTGATATTACTGGTGTAGTAGATGATTTTGGTGCCGGTATATCAAACAGATTTACCTTGGTTAATCTTGAAAAAACAGATTCAAATTTAGTTAAAATTGGTATGCCTCAAATTTATCAAGGATCGTGGAACCCTGTTGGGGGATTTACTGATGGGTATAGTCGAGTTATTTTAAACACACTAAGTGATCCTGGAGTATACCTACATCCACATAGTGGTAATTTTGTACCATTTCTTGTAAATTATACTGTGATTAGTAATGGAAATGATGGTACTGTGGATATCCACCCTGATAGTATATTGTGGAATTCTTCCAAAAAACAGTGGACGTCTGTCTATGGAACGGCCACTAGCATGGTTACATTTGATATAAATTTTACAAAATGGCATCACGGTGAAAATATGGATATGAATGACATTCTGTATAGTTTGTACTTTGTACAAGAATGGGGTACGAGTATTAATTCTACTACGTTTGATCCTGAATTTAGCCCTCAACTAGCCCCGATTAATAATATACTTGCTGGAATACATATTGTAGATGATGACACCATTACACTCTATCTTGATTTTTGGCATTTTGATGATGATGAAATTGCAAATTTAGTTTCTGTGTGGCCTACTACACCATGGGAGATTTTTGTTGTCATGGAGCAGGCAGTTATTGATGATAAAGTGGCATTTACGAGATTGTCGGCCACTGCAAAGATGATAAATTGGCTATCCCTTATTGTGGAAAATGATGCAATGTTGATATCTGAATACTTGAAAAATATACCGTCTGATTATATTCCGCCTGCTTTGGCACATGAAAACCCAGGCATCTTGCAATCTAGATACGACTCTTCAATTAAATGGATAGATGGGAATAACCATGCAGTCATTAGTAATGGTCCATTTCAATTAGAATCTTACAGACCTGAATCTAGAACTATAACTGTTAAAGCAGTATCATATGATTCTATTAATAGAGATTCATGGCTGTCTCTAACTAATGTCAAATTACCAGAGATTAATAGTATAATTATACCTGATGTTGTATCTCTCAATACCCCTTTTGTAGTAAATATAACAACAAACAATGTAGATGATGTTTATTATTATCTAACGAATTCTAAAGGAATTGGAATTGTTTTTGATTCTATAAAAATTTATGATAATGTGGGTAGTATACATTTTGATTATAATATTTTACAAAATTTTACTCTTGGAGCTACAACTCTGAAATTGTTTGCAATATCTGATGATGCCTTGAGACCGGACATAGTGGAGACAAATTTTATCACTAGTAATCAAAATGATTCTTTACCTCTAGCTGAATTTGATAGAGTTGAATTACTCGTTTCTCAGCAGAACCACATTGGAATCATATTTCTAATAATGGGACTCGTCGTTGTATTACTAGTTGTATACACAAGACGTCGTTCACGGCTTGGTACTAGTAATGAATAA
- a CDS encoding class I SAM-dependent methyltransferase: MVDVEMDDVEKLFDNWSNSGRAEDMEKGHKTTTLPFLNSLKLNNKFSFLEIGCGNGWVIRNIAKKDNCIRALGIDKSFGMIKRARFMSKDVKEQFIHTDFEKYMFNEQFDVIFSMEVLYYMKSIQSAINKIYTLTKSQGIAIFGTDFYLENKDTTHWGKEMNLKLHLFSIEQWNKLWTNVGFTTKITHVTDPTSDELWKRNIGTLFITSTKP, encoded by the coding sequence ATGGTAGATGTAGAAATGGACGATGTAGAGAAATTATTTGATAATTGGTCAAATTCTGGGAGGGCAGAAGACATGGAAAAAGGACACAAGACAACTACATTACCATTTTTGAATTCTTTGAAATTGAATAATAAATTTTCATTTTTAGAGATTGGTTGTGGCAATGGATGGGTTATAAGAAATATTGCAAAAAAAGACAATTGTATTAGAGCATTAGGAATTGACAAGAGTTTCGGCATGATAAAGAGAGCAAGATTCATGTCAAAAGATGTCAAAGAACAATTCATACATACAGATTTTGAAAAATATATGTTTAATGAACAATTTGATGTAATATTTTCTATGGAAGTATTATACTATATGAAATCAATACAAAGTGCAATAAATAAAATTTATACTCTTACAAAATCTCAAGGTATAGCAATATTTGGAACAGATTTTTATCTTGAGAATAAAGATACCACTCACTGGGGTAAAGAGATGAATCTTAAACTACATTTATTCAGCATTGAGCAGTGGAATAAATTATGGACAAATGTAGGATTTACCACAAAAATTACGCATGTAACTGATCCGACTAGTGATGAATTGTGGAAGAGAAATATTGGCACATTATTCATTACTAGTACCAAGCCGTGA
- the uppS gene encoding polyprenyl diphosphate synthase — protein sequence MNLSWSNLSKLSRSKTPSLLKDNNQCEKPLNHVAVILDGNRRWALHNSKTIHKAYSLGAETATNIILWWTDLDIKILSLYLLSIENLQRYDGLPYLYELMEKKLQQLYDDSIIHTHKIQVKGIGKIDNLPQNVQSILKKLEDVTKDYDSRFLNLALAYGGQTEILDAVKKISAKVKCGSLNIDEIDKHIIEENLYTSHLPYPSPDLILRTSGEKRLSDFLTWQSGYSELFFIDQFWPDFTKNTFLKVLNTFQNRNRRLGL from the coding sequence ATGAATTTATCTTGGTCTAATTTATCAAAACTATCTCGCAGTAAAACCCCATCCCTACTTAAAGACAACAATCAATGTGAAAAACCACTAAATCATGTGGCTGTAATTCTAGATGGAAATAGAAGATGGGCACTTCACAATTCTAAAACTATCCACAAAGCATATTCTTTGGGAGCTGAGACTGCCACAAATATAATTTTATGGTGGACAGATCTTGATATTAAAATTCTTTCATTATATCTTTTATCAATAGAAAATCTTCAGCGATACGATGGGTTGCCCTACTTGTATGAATTAATGGAGAAGAAATTACAACAATTATATGATGATTCAATAATACATACACACAAAATTCAAGTAAAAGGGATAGGCAAAATTGATAATTTACCACAAAATGTTCAATCAATATTAAAAAAATTAGAAGATGTTACGAAAGATTATGATTCTCGTTTTCTGAATCTTGCCCTTGCATATGGAGGACAAACTGAAATTCTTGATGCCGTTAAGAAAATATCTGCTAAAGTGAAATGTGGTTCCCTGAATATAGACGAAATTGATAAACACATCATAGAGGAAAATCTCTATACATCTCACTTGCCATATCCCTCCCCTGATCTTATTCTACGTACATCCGGTGAAAAGCGCTTGAGTGACTTTCTAACATGGCAGAGTGGTTATAGCGAATTATTTTTTATAGATCAATTTTGGCCTGATTTTACAAAAAACACATTTCTTAAAGTTTTAAATACATTTCAAAACAGGAATAGACGTTTAGGCTTATGA
- a CDS encoding bis(5'-nucleosyl)-tetraphosphatase translates to MTYSQTSGGVIIYRNTSDGKSYLLLQYIQGHWNFVKGKVEDGETAHEAAIRETKEETGITDLHFIDGFSRHVEYDFTYNGQLIHKTVIYYLAESKTVDIILSDEHQSSAWLSIDDAIKRTTHKNSKNILILASEYLSSLDK, encoded by the coding sequence ATGACATATTCACAAACCTCTGGGGGTGTAATCATATATCGTAACACAAGTGATGGTAAATCATATTTGCTTCTTCAATATATTCAAGGACATTGGAATTTTGTAAAAGGTAAAGTCGAAGATGGTGAAACAGCACATGAGGCGGCAATTCGTGAAACAAAAGAAGAAACTGGTATTACTGATTTACATTTTATCGATGGCTTTTCCCGACACGTAGAGTATGATTTTACATACAATGGTCAATTGATTCACAAAACTGTAATTTATTATTTAGCCGAATCTAAAACTGTTGATATTATTCTATCTGACGAACACCAATCATCTGCATGGTTATCAATTGATGATGCAATAAAACGAACTACACATAAAAATTCTAAAAATATTTTAATACTTGCCTCTGAATATTTATCTAGTTTGGATAAATAA
- the pyrF gene encoding orotidine-5'-phosphate decarboxylase, with product MNSYKTRIKKTSKKNGKIILACDFSPNVAHIEDKVIKIIKDLVQYICGVKLNMHLLLPLDAKSISRITKIAHESNLVVLADIKLNDIGNTNNITTKILWKMGFDGVIVNPIMGLDNLKKIVVESHKKKKGVIALCHMSSPESTTSYELKINKKKLYHYFLKWAVDTNADGIIVGATFPKIITECKGKIGKKLEIYSPGIGVQGGDAKSVISAGTDYIIVGRSIINSKNPLQKIKKLFIQTR from the coding sequence ATGAACAGTTACAAGACTAGAATAAAGAAAACCTCTAAAAAAAATGGAAAGATCATACTTGCTTGTGATTTTTCACCAAATGTAGCACATATAGAGGATAAAGTTATAAAAATTATCAAGGATTTAGTTCAGTACATTTGTGGTGTGAAATTGAATATGCATCTATTACTTCCACTTGATGCCAAATCAATTAGTAGAATTACAAAGATAGCACATGAATCAAACCTAGTAGTTTTAGCAGATATAAAACTAAACGATATTGGAAATACCAATAATATTACCACAAAAATATTATGGAAGATGGGATTTGATGGAGTTATAGTAAACCCCATTATGGGATTAGATAATTTGAAAAAAATAGTTGTAGAATCGCATAAAAAAAAGAAAGGTGTGATCGCATTATGTCATATGAGTTCTCCAGAATCTACCACATCATATGAACTGAAAATCAATAAAAAAAAGTTGTATCATTATTTTTTAAAATGGGCAGTAGATACCAATGCAGATGGAATTATAGTCGGAGCTACATTTCCAAAAATTATAACAGAATGTAAAGGAAAAATAGGTAAAAAATTAGAGATATACTCTCCAGGTATAGGGGTTCAAGGCGGTGATGCAAAGAGTGTAATTTCTGCTGGCACAGATTACATCATAGTAGGTAGGTCAATTATTAATTCTAAAAACCCATTACAAAAAATAAAGAAATTATTTATCCAAACTAGATAA
- a CDS encoding adenylosuccinate synthetase, protein MVVTVVVGGFFGDEGKGKIISYLAHKDNPQIIVRGGAGPNAGHTIKEEGRIYKVRMLPSGFLNKNARIMIGPGVVVDPTVLHKEIEEFNVKERVSIDNNCGIITQDHKDQDTQGMLQKKIGSTGSGTGPANAQRALRTLQLAKNIESLKSYLVDVPSIIDTAIKSKQNVLVEGTQGTFLSLWHGTYPFVTSKDVTASGICADVGIGPTKVDDVMVVFKAYVTRVGTGPLDNELSAEETEKRGWSEVGTVTGRQRRAAEFDFNLARRAVLLNGATQIAITKMDVLYPKCAQNTSYDDLEDDVKIFIQKIEKELKLQVVIIGTGPNAKDVIDRR, encoded by the coding sequence ATGGTTGTGACAGTGGTAGTTGGTGGATTTTTCGGAGATGAGGGAAAGGGCAAAATCATATCATATCTGGCACACAAAGATAATCCACAGATAATCGTCAGAGGTGGGGCAGGACCGAATGCAGGACATACCATAAAGGAAGAAGGAAGGATATACAAGGTACGAATGCTCCCTAGTGGTTTTCTAAATAAGAATGCACGAATAATGATTGGGCCTGGAGTCGTGGTGGATCCAACAGTATTACATAAAGAAATTGAAGAATTTAATGTAAAAGAACGAGTATCTATTGATAATAATTGTGGTATAATAACTCAAGACCACAAAGATCAAGACACACAGGGTATGTTGCAAAAAAAAATTGGAAGTACGGGATCTGGAACAGGTCCTGCTAATGCACAGAGAGCTTTACGCACATTACAATTGGCAAAAAATATTGAATCATTAAAATCATATCTTGTAGATGTTCCTAGTATAATTGATACGGCAATTAAATCAAAACAAAATGTACTTGTAGAAGGCACGCAAGGAACATTTCTATCGTTATGGCACGGAACATATCCATTTGTAACATCAAAGGATGTGACAGCATCAGGAATATGTGCAGATGTAGGAATCGGTCCAACAAAAGTTGATGATGTAATGGTAGTATTCAAAGCGTATGTGACACGAGTTGGCACAGGTCCGTTAGATAATGAATTATCAGCAGAGGAGACGGAGAAACGTGGATGGTCAGAGGTCGGAACTGTAACTGGACGACAGAGACGGGCTGCAGAATTTGATTTTAATTTGGCCCGAAGAGCAGTTTTATTGAATGGGGCAACACAGATTGCCATTACAAAGATGGATGTTTTATATCCAAAATGTGCACAAAATACATCATATGATGATTTAGAAGACGATGTAAAAATATTCATACAGAAAATAGAGAAGGAATTGAAATTACAAGTGGTAATTATAGGCACCGGGCCTAATGCCAAAGATGTAATAGATAGAAGATAA